The proteins below are encoded in one region of Corvus hawaiiensis isolate bCorHaw1 chromosome 3, bCorHaw1.pri.cur, whole genome shotgun sequence:
- the BPNT1 gene encoding 3'(2'),5'-bisphosphate nucleotidase 1 codes for MASPALLMRVVASAYSVAEKAATIVRNVMSAGDLGIVEKAGPNDLQTKADRLVQMSICASLARKFPKVTIIGEEELPTDDVTEDLIEDGHCEEILKKPCPAQYAGIKEEELVIWVDPLDGTKEYTEGLLDHVTVLIGIAYGGKAIAGVINQPYYNYEAGANAVLGRTIWGVLGMGAFGFQLTEAPAGKHIVVTTRSHSSALVNECITALNPDAVIRVGGAGNKIIQLIEGKASAYVFASPGCKKWDTCAPEAILHAVGGKITDIRGNPFQYNKEVKHMNSAGVLATLRNYDYYASRIPNTVKESLVP; via the exons ATggcttctccagctctcctcaTGCGTGTGGTGGCCTCTGCATATTCTGTTGCGGAGAAAGCTGCAACAATTGTTAGGAATGTGATGTCTGCAGGAGACCTGGGCATAGTGGAGAAG GCTGGACCCAATGACTTGCAGACCAAAGCTGACCGACTGGTACAAATGAGCATTTGTGCTTCCCTGGCACGGAAGTTTCCCAAGGTGACAATCATAGGAGAAGAA GAACTGCCCACTGATGATGTAACTGAGGATTTAATTGAAGATGGTCACTGTgaagaaatactgaagaaaCCTTGTCCTGCTCAGTACGCAGGAATTAAAGAGGAAGAG cTTGTAATATGGGTTGATCCCTTGGATGGAACCAAAGAGTACACCGAAG GTCTCCTTGACCACGTAACGGTTCTTATTGGAATTGCCTATGGAGGCAAAGCAATAGCAGGAGTTATTAACCAGCCATATTACAACTATGAG GCAGGAGCTAATGCTGTGTTGGGCAGGACAATCTGGGGAGTGCTGGGCATGGGTGCCTTTGGCTTTCAGCTCACAGAAGCACCTGCTGGCAAACACATCGTTGTTACCACCCGCTcccacagcagtgccctggtAAATGAGTGCATCACTGCCTTGAACCCAGACGCTGTCATCAGAGTTGGAGGAGCAGGAAACAAG ATCATTCAACTTATAGAAGGCAAAGCATCTGCTTATGTATTTGCCAGTCCTGGGTGCAAGAAGTGGGATACATGTGCACCTGAAGCTATCCTACATGCTGTGGGAG GCAAGATAACTGATATCCGTGGAAATCCATTTCAGTATAACAAGGAGGTGAAGCACATGAATTCAGCTGGGGTCCTTGCCACTTTGAGAAATTATGACTACTATGCCAGTCGTATTCCAAACACTGTGAAAGAATCTCTTGTGCCTTAA